A window of Mucilaginibacter paludis DSM 18603 contains these coding sequences:
- a CDS encoding methionine aminotransferase has protein sequence MIRITSKLPQTGTNIFTTMSALATEVGAINLSQGFPDYTCSPELVSLVNKAMKDGHNQYAPMAGVMGLREQISIKLEKLYGAQYHPDTEITITAGGTQGVFTAISAAIQPNDEVIVFEPAYDCYAPAIKLMGGIVKSLELAPPDYRIPWDMVRRLITNKTRMIILNSPHNPTATVLQQSDIDELTAIVKDQDILILSDEVYEHIIFDGQTHHSMARYEELRKRSFIVASFGKLFHTTGWKLGYCVAPALLMQEFRKLHQFLVFSVNTPMQYAVAEYLKDENVYLGLADFFQQKRDYFRSALAQTRFELLPCSGAYFQSVRYSNISDEKDTEIAPRITREFGVASIPTSAFYSRGTDHQVLRFCFAKQQETLDKAVNKLMKI, from the coding sequence ATGATACGTATAACATCCAAACTTCCGCAAACCGGTACAAACATATTTACAACTATGTCTGCCCTGGCTACCGAGGTTGGCGCTATTAACCTCTCGCAGGGCTTCCCGGATTATACCTGCTCGCCAGAGTTGGTCAGTCTGGTTAACAAGGCCATGAAAGACGGGCATAATCAATACGCGCCAATGGCTGGCGTGATGGGCTTGCGCGAGCAAATCAGCATTAAACTGGAGAAACTATATGGCGCGCAGTATCATCCAGATACCGAGATCACCATAACGGCCGGAGGAACGCAAGGCGTTTTTACCGCTATATCTGCCGCTATACAGCCTAACGACGAGGTTATTGTTTTTGAGCCCGCATATGATTGTTACGCCCCGGCCATTAAGTTAATGGGAGGCATCGTTAAATCACTTGAGCTGGCTCCGCCAGATTACCGAATCCCATGGGATATGGTGCGCAGGCTGATCACCAATAAAACAAGGATGATCATCCTGAACTCGCCCCATAATCCAACGGCCACCGTATTACAGCAAAGCGATATTGACGAACTGACGGCCATTGTTAAAGATCAGGATATACTGATACTGAGCGACGAAGTTTACGAGCATATTATTTTTGACGGGCAAACCCATCACAGTATGGCCCGGTATGAAGAGCTTCGCAAACGGAGCTTTATAGTAGCCTCATTTGGCAAATTATTCCATACCACAGGCTGGAAATTAGGCTATTGTGTAGCCCCTGCCCTGTTGATGCAGGAGTTTAGGAAGCTCCATCAATTTTTAGTATTCAGCGTGAATACGCCCATGCAATATGCCGTAGCCGAATACCTGAAAGACGAAAATGTATACCTCGGCCTGGCCGACTTTTTCCAGCAAAAACGAGATTACTTCCGCTCCGCATTGGCGCAAACCCGGTTTGAGTTATTACCATGCTCAGGCGCTTATTTCCAATCTGTAAGGTATAGCAACATCAGCGATGAGAAAGATACCGAAATAGCGCCGCGTATTACCAGGGAATTTGGAGTTGCTTCTATACCAACATCAGCTTTTTATTCGAGGGGAACAGACCACCAGGTTTTAAGGTTTTGTTTTGCCAAACAGCAAGAAACATTAGATAAAGCCGTTAATAAGCTGATGAAAATTTAA
- a CDS encoding ABC transporter substrate-binding protein gives MKHQILLVTTAIAFILTACNSSKKNDVATIGFVDAFEDATIAKARTGFTDALKKNGFSEDQKNVKIIYNNAQGSLPTLTQIVNAFVGQKVDVLATCTTLSTITAIQKTKTIPIFQMVSPTPALMKAVDASGKAPVNLFGTEEDLAYIDTSFSIIPKLIKPKSGKLVVGMIYNQSEPQSVDAMNRIKGLADKLNITLTSIPVNTSADAQMVTQSLLTKNLDAFFANPDNTVFASFETILKNCDQKHVPIFTSEAGLVERGALVAFGADIYQWGYQSGLQAAQYLKTHQTEGLKLEMVKVRKRVYNVQTAKKYNITVPANFEPVK, from the coding sequence ATGAAGCACCAAATTTTATTAGTTACTACCGCAATTGCCTTTATATTAACTGCTTGTAACTCCTCAAAAAAAAATGATGTTGCTACCATTGGCTTTGTAGATGCCTTTGAAGATGCTACTATAGCCAAAGCAAGAACAGGTTTTACCGATGCATTGAAGAAGAATGGCTTTAGCGAAGATCAGAAGAATGTAAAAATTATTTATAACAATGCACAGGGTAGCCTGCCAACGCTTACCCAAATTGTTAACGCTTTTGTAGGGCAAAAGGTTGATGTTTTAGCTACCTGTACCACGCTATCCACCATTACTGCCATACAGAAAACAAAAACTATCCCTATTTTCCAAATGGTATCGCCAACACCGGCTTTAATGAAAGCCGTAGATGCATCAGGCAAGGCACCTGTTAATTTGTTTGGTACCGAGGAGGATTTGGCTTACATAGATACGTCGTTTTCCATCATCCCGAAATTAATTAAGCCCAAAAGTGGTAAACTGGTAGTGGGGATGATCTATAATCAATCGGAACCGCAATCGGTTGATGCGATGAACCGCATTAAGGGTTTGGCGGATAAACTCAATATAACTTTAACGTCCATCCCGGTTAATACCTCGGCAGATGCGCAAATGGTAACGCAATCGTTGCTTACAAAAAACCTGGATGCTTTTTTTGCCAACCCCGATAACACAGTCTTTGCTTCGTTTGAAACGATATTGAAAAATTGTGATCAAAAACATGTTCCTATTTTTACCAGCGAAGCCGGTTTGGTAGAACGTGGTGCTCTTGTTGCTTTTGGCGCCGATATTTACCAGTGGGGCTACCAATCTGGGTTGCAGGCTGCACAATATCTTAAAACGCATCAAACCGAAGGCTTAAAATTAGAGATGGTAAAAGTGCGCAAGCGGGTTTACAATGTGCAAACGGCAAAAAAATACAACATTACCGTTCCGGCAAACTTTGAACCCGTTAAGTAA
- a CDS encoding ABC transporter permease — protein MDFFLSALLQGLCFSGIALGIYISMRIFNIPDITTDGSYTLGGVVTAVLLTHHLPGSVILPAVIVAGAIAGALTGLIHTKLKINALLAGILVMTALYSVNLVVMGRSNLPVISLPTLFDAVKLVADANQNSFYILIVFVLLITLLIGYLLKTDFGIAMRATGNSESMIKALGVNTDRMKIIGLALANALTAVSGYLMTQFQGFADISMGIGIVIWGLGSVIIGETLINWFSITSVWLSLAAVLLGAILFQLVLAVTLTIGVDPNLLKLVTAVFVLLIVSLPKLNFTKAA, from the coding sequence ATGGACTTTTTTTTATCAGCACTTTTACAAGGTCTTTGTTTTTCTGGAATTGCCCTTGGCATTTATATTTCCATGCGGATCTTTAATATCCCCGATATTACAACCGATGGTAGCTACACTTTAGGCGGCGTAGTAACGGCTGTATTACTCACACATCATTTACCCGGATCGGTTATTTTGCCGGCTGTTATTGTTGCGGGCGCTATTGCCGGGGCATTAACCGGGCTAATTCATACCAAACTAAAAATTAATGCATTGCTTGCGGGTATTTTAGTGATGACGGCCCTCTATTCTGTCAATTTGGTTGTCATGGGGCGCTCCAACCTGCCTGTTATCAGTTTGCCCACACTATTTGATGCTGTTAAGTTAGTTGCCGATGCTAATCAAAATTCTTTTTATATCCTGATCGTTTTTGTTCTGCTGATCACCTTATTGATAGGGTATCTGCTGAAAACTGATTTCGGCATTGCCATGCGCGCCACCGGCAACAGCGAATCAATGATTAAGGCCCTGGGTGTTAACACCGACCGGATGAAAATTATCGGCCTGGCCTTGGCCAACGCTTTAACAGCCGTGAGCGGATATTTGATGACCCAGTTTCAGGGCTTCGCAGATATCAGTATGGGTATCGGCATCGTTATTTGGGGGCTGGGCTCGGTCATCATCGGCGAAACGCTGATCAACTGGTTTTCTATTACATCTGTTTGGCTTAGTTTAGCAGCCGTGCTGTTGGGGGCTATCCTGTTTCAATTGGTATTGGCGGTTACCTTAACTATTGGTGTCGATCCTAATCTGCTGAAATTGGTAACGGCAGTTTTTGTGTTGCTGATCGTTAGCCTTCCTAAACTGAATTTTACAAAAGCAGCATGA
- a CDS encoding ABC transporter ATP-binding protein, translating to MINLTDIHQTFNRGKANEVKALTGINLDINKGEFVVIVGSNGSGKSTLLNMITGSILPGQGIINIDGENVTKLPDYERSQWIARVFQNPLSGTASDLSILDNFRLAALRTKPKGLNIGINNTFIEVVKSRIAILGMGLENKLYQPMGTLSGGQRQALTLLMSVMDDCKILLLDEPTAALDPRSADIVMRTADQLIKDFSLTAILITHHLKDAFIYGNRIIQMAEGKIIRDIAGNDKAELKQTDLFEWFA from the coding sequence ATGATTAACCTAACGGACATACATCAAACTTTTAATCGGGGTAAGGCTAACGAGGTAAAAGCCTTAACCGGCATTAACCTGGATATAAACAAAGGCGAATTTGTAGTTATTGTGGGCTCCAATGGTTCAGGAAAATCTACACTGCTGAATATGATAACAGGCAGTATTTTGCCGGGCCAGGGCATCATCAACATTGATGGTGAAAATGTTACAAAGCTGCCCGATTATGAACGCAGCCAGTGGATAGCTCGCGTTTTTCAGAACCCGTTAAGCGGTACCGCATCCGACTTAAGCATATTGGATAATTTTAGGCTGGCTGCGCTGCGTACCAAACCCAAAGGTTTAAACATAGGTATTAACAACACTTTTATTGAGGTGGTTAAAAGCAGAATAGCCATTTTAGGGATGGGTTTGGAAAACAAGCTCTATCAGCCCATGGGCACGCTTTCCGGAGGCCAAAGGCAGGCTTTAACCTTGCTGATGAGTGTGATGGATGATTGCAAGATATTGCTATTGGACGAACCTACGGCCGCGCTCGACCCCCGATCGGCAGATATTGTGATGAGAACTGCCGATCAATTGATTAAGGATTTTAGTTTGACTGCCATTTTAATTACCCATCACCTTAAGGATGCCTTTATCTACGGCAATCGCATCATTCAAATGGCCGAAGGAAAGATAATTCGTGATATAGCAGGTAACGATAAGGCGGAACTTAAACAAACAGACTTGTTTGAGTGGTTTGCTTAG
- a CDS encoding peroxiredoxin: MKYIFSTLAFVLLLQLTTRAQKVLTVGDAVPSFSLKDQDGKLFNIKDAIGKHILIVYFYPKDESMVCTKEACAFRDSFADFTKAGAQVIGINAGTVESHKNFQKNHQLPFILLSDPDNKVLKMFGVKNKFFMTGRQTFVVDMKGKIALSYESMLEGTEHSRQALAVVQALNLKK; encoded by the coding sequence ATGAAGTACATCTTTTCAACCTTAGCATTTGTTCTGCTTTTGCAGTTAACAACAAGGGCTCAAAAAGTTTTAACCGTTGGCGATGCTGTGCCATCGTTTTCATTGAAAGATCAGGATGGTAAACTGTTTAACATTAAAGACGCCATCGGCAAGCATATACTGATAGTTTACTTTTATCCTAAGGACGAAAGCATGGTATGCACCAAAGAGGCCTGTGCCTTTCGCGATAGTTTTGCCGATTTTACCAAAGCCGGAGCGCAAGTAATAGGCATTAATGCAGGCACGGTAGAGAGCCACAAAAACTTCCAGAAGAACCACCAGCTACCTTTCATTTTGTTAAGCGACCCGGATAACAAAGTATTAAAGATGTTTGGTGTAAAAAACAAATTTTTTATGACGGGCCGACAAACTTTTGTAGTTGATATGAAAGGCAAGATCGCCCTTAGCTACGAATCGATGTTGGAAGGCACAGAACACTCGCGCCAGGCTTTAGCCGTGGTACAAGCGTTGAACTTAAAAAAATAA
- a CDS encoding CAP domain-containing protein, whose product MKRLYISSVLFLLLMPFASGQSSLRISEQQFKEQFLNSINARRAQGCKCGDSFMKAAAPLTWNTLLANAAREHAYDMYRNKYFNHKSKDGRSIEDRLVQAGYTYENYESYAIGENIAYNQQSIEEVLNGWFKSKEHCKNLMDPRFTEIGIAEHQKYWVQDFGGRVKFDSN is encoded by the coding sequence ATGAAAAGGCTTTATATATCATCGGTTTTATTTTTGTTATTGATGCCCTTTGCGTCAGGGCAATCATCATTACGGATCAGCGAGCAGCAATTTAAAGAGCAGTTTTTGAACAGCATCAACGCCAGGCGTGCACAGGGCTGCAAATGTGGCGATAGCTTCATGAAGGCCGCCGCTCCCTTAACCTGGAATACCCTGTTGGCAAACGCTGCCCGGGAGCATGCCTACGATATGTACCGCAACAAGTACTTTAACCATAAAAGTAAGGATGGCCGTAGCATAGAGGACAGATTGGTGCAAGCCGGCTACACTTATGAAAACTATGAAAGCTACGCCATTGGCGAAAATATAGCCTACAATCAGCAGAGTATTGAAGAGGTACTGAACGGTTGGTTTAAAAGTAAAGAACACTGTAAAAACCTGATGGACCCGCGCTTTACCGAGATTGGTATAGCCGAACATCAAAAGTATTGGGTACAGGATTTTGGCGGAAGAGTTAAGTTTGACTCAAATTAA
- a CDS encoding phosphatase PAP2 family protein: MATASGPNGGIIINGKTIAVVAAISLGYLLLSWLLVGYKADQLVLVGLFNLAFYASSISRKFITGFSIFIVYWIIYDYMKAFPNYNYATVHIADLYNLEKHTFGINISGKLLTPNEYWRYNGNTALDLICGIFYLCWVPVPMAFAVYLFFKKRRQFLLFLFTFVLVNFIGFIIYYTFPAAPPWYVQYHGFNFVAHTPGNTAGLAKFDHYFNINLFKGIYAKGSNVFAAMPSLHSSYPIIVLYYGVKNKLGAANIFFATVMLGIWFAAVYLSHHYVLDVLAGITCAIIGIIFFNLLVAKSVVFNRFIDRFEKAIS, translated from the coding sequence ATGGCTACTGCTTCCGGCCCAAATGGGGGGATTATTATCAACGGCAAAACTATCGCGGTTGTGGCGGCTATATCATTGGGCTACTTGCTGCTCTCGTGGTTATTGGTAGGTTACAAAGCAGACCAATTGGTACTGGTAGGCTTGTTTAATCTTGCCTTTTATGCCTCCTCCATTTCCCGGAAGTTTATTACAGGCTTTTCCATCTTCATCGTATACTGGATCATTTACGATTACATGAAGGCCTTCCCCAACTATAACTACGCCACAGTGCATATTGCTGATCTGTATAACCTGGAGAAACACACCTTCGGCATCAACATCAGCGGAAAGCTCCTCACGCCGAATGAATACTGGCGCTATAACGGCAATACCGCGCTCGACCTGATATGTGGTATTTTTTACCTTTGCTGGGTACCCGTTCCAATGGCCTTTGCGGTTTATTTATTTTTTAAAAAACGCCGACAATTTTTGCTTTTCCTATTCACCTTTGTGCTGGTTAATTTTATAGGCTTTATCATCTACTACACTTTTCCGGCTGCGCCACCCTGGTATGTGCAGTATCATGGCTTTAATTTTGTAGCACATACACCTGGCAACACCGCGGGCCTGGCCAAATTCGATCATTATTTTAACATAAATCTGTTTAAAGGCATTTATGCCAAAGGATCCAATGTATTCGCCGCAATGCCTTCGCTACACTCCTCATACCCTATTATTGTTTTATACTACGGTGTAAAAAACAAATTGGGTGCAGCCAACATCTTTTTCGCTACTGTAATGTTGGGCATCTGGTTTGCAGCGGTGTATCTTAGCCACCATTATGTTTTAGATGTACTTGCTGGTATTACCTGCGCTATAATAGGGATCATTTTTTTCAATTTGTTAGTTGCAAAATCGGTAGTATTTAACCGATTTATCGATAGATTTGAAAAGGCAATATCCTGA
- a CDS encoding sterol desaturase family protein, which translates to MKKNYVSNSSESIRMFKSDLLEAFSKVHFFVPLIVYVPVILFLIYKALFVVSMGILTFTGLLLAGLFVWTFVEYIMHRFVFHYVPKAKWAYRLHFIFHGVHHDYPNDLKRLVLPPSASIPLALGFYLLFSAILPDTYVYAFFPGFIGGYLVYDMTHYAIHHFNFKSGIWKKIKQHHMLHHYSDPSKGYGVSSDFWDKIFRSHFTNK; encoded by the coding sequence ATGAAGAAAAATTATGTTTCAAACTCCAGTGAATCCATAAGGATGTTTAAAAGCGATCTTTTAGAGGCATTCTCTAAAGTTCACTTTTTTGTACCCCTAATCGTTTATGTACCAGTTATTCTGTTTTTAATTTATAAGGCCCTGTTTGTAGTATCAATGGGCATACTCACTTTTACAGGCCTTTTGCTTGCAGGTTTGTTTGTATGGACGTTTGTTGAATACATTATGCACCGCTTTGTGTTTCACTATGTACCTAAGGCAAAGTGGGCCTACCGTTTGCACTTTATTTTCCACGGTGTGCACCACGATTATCCTAACGATTTAAAAAGATTGGTTTTGCCCCCTTCGGCAAGTATACCCCTGGCTCTGGGCTTTTACCTGCTGTTTAGCGCCATATTGCCCGATACTTATGTGTATGCTTTTTTTCCGGGCTTTATCGGTGGATACCTGGTTTATGATATGACGCATTATGCCATCCACCATTTCAATTTTAAATCGGGCATCTGGAAAAAAATCAAACAGCATCACATGCTTCACCATTATTCAGACCCCAGCAAGGGTTATGGGGTAAGTTCTGATTTTTGGGATAAAATTTTCCGCTCGCACTTCACCAATAAATAA
- a CDS encoding DUF4833 domain-containing protein encodes MNIAFSILLNFALIFHPSSVAGKIMPHHNYVVGYDTTSRKIKTRAVNFPVPAVPSKLFYVQRDPNTNTIVYDLNVNTNGEPDKENPVHVYWIKYNERGQKEELNFIQRKFAYGLVTKPLDNGKFDVRFVSYKKYPLSLMKSATDNKYHIYATIDKKQAILNKIFIRIEGGTFWVPNVVYVEVKGTDPATGKEIMERFKP; translated from the coding sequence ATGAATATAGCTTTTTCTATCCTGTTGAATTTTGCCTTGATCTTTCACCCTTCATCAGTAGCGGGCAAGATTATGCCACACCACAATTATGTGGTTGGTTACGATACAACATCAAGGAAAATAAAAACCAGGGCGGTTAATTTTCCGGTTCCTGCTGTACCGAGTAAATTATTTTATGTACAGCGCGACCCTAATACCAACACCATTGTTTACGACCTGAACGTAAACACTAACGGCGAGCCTGATAAGGAAAACCCTGTGCACGTTTACTGGATAAAGTACAACGAACGCGGACAAAAAGAGGAGCTCAACTTTATTCAGCGAAAATTTGCTTACGGCTTGGTTACAAAACCGCTGGATAATGGTAAATTTGACGTGCGATTTGTATCGTATAAAAAATATCCGCTGTCGCTGATGAAATCGGCCACAGATAATAAATATCATATTTACGCCACAATTGATAAAAAACAGGCCATATTAAATAAAATCTTTATCCGGATTGAAGGTGGTACTTTTTGGGTACCTAATGTGGTTTATGTTGAGGTTAAAGGAACCGACCCTGCAACCGGAAAAGAAATAATGGAACGTTTTAAACCGTGA
- a CDS encoding CDP-alcohol phosphatidyltransferase family protein, which produces MPQTTLRLNLQLGIYKVIDPLVKVLIKLGLTPNAVTTIGLLLNVAVAGIFILGAEEGNRGDLSYVGWAGALVLFAGLFDMLDGQVARLGKMSSKFGALYDSVLDRYSELIMFLGICYYLVAHHYFLSSIFAFIALIGSMMVSYVRARAEGLGIECKGGLMQRPERVITIGLFAILCGVSSSYIGGDYKLYIPGIPFHVFETITIFTVPIVVLAVLSNITAFKRLYDAKKTMDANENK; this is translated from the coding sequence ATGCCACAAACTACGCTCCGGCTCAACCTTCAATTAGGTATATATAAAGTTATTGACCCGTTGGTTAAAGTTTTAATCAAATTGGGGCTAACGCCTAACGCCGTAACCACCATAGGCTTGTTACTGAATGTAGCTGTTGCCGGTATATTTATTTTAGGTGCCGAAGAAGGTAACCGCGGCGATTTGAGTTATGTGGGATGGGCAGGCGCTTTGGTTTTGTTTGCCGGTTTATTTGACATGCTCGATGGGCAAGTAGCCCGCCTGGGCAAAATGAGCTCGAAATTTGGTGCGCTTTATGATTCGGTACTGGATAGATACAGCGAGCTGATTATGTTTTTAGGTATTTGTTATTACCTGGTGGCACATCACTATTTTTTGAGTTCGATATTCGCCTTCATTGCGCTCATCGGTTCTATGATGGTGAGTTATGTAAGGGCGCGCGCCGAAGGATTGGGGATAGAATGCAAAGGCGGTTTAATGCAACGCCCGGAACGGGTGATTACCATTGGCTTGTTTGCCATCTTATGCGGCGTGTCATCATCCTACATCGGGGGCGATTATAAGCTTTACATCCCCGGAATCCCTTTTCATGTTTTTGAAACCATTACCATTTTTACAGTGCCTATTGTTGTGCTGGCCGTTCTATCTAACATTACTGCGTTTAAAAGACTTTACGATGCCAAAAAAACGATGGATGCCAACGAGAATAAATAA
- a CDS encoding DUF5686 and carboxypeptidase-like regulatory domain-containing protein: protein MKYILSAFLVFFSILVQGQTTIIRGVVTDAKTNQTLPYVSVAFTGSSVGTSTDISGKYTLRTNKPFAEIKITFLGYKTVLRTIKPGEEQVINIRLEPEGKTLNEVTVNSAKRQRYRNKDNPAVELIRKVIEHKDRNRIQSYDYAEYQQYEKLQFSFSNLSSTIGEKKIFRSYKFLFDNRDSTLVPGKSLLPVYLDEKLTQNYYRKNPESKKAVVLGAKKVNFGGFIDDDGINTYLNRMYSDVDIYSNNIFLMTNQFLSPIADEAPTFYKFFITDTITDDNNNKLIELSFTPRNTTDMLFEGEIYITLDTNYAVQKAKLSINKNINLNWVRDMYVNLSFDKNAQGRYQLVKSDMMADFGITKKGKAGLFGQRTVSYRNYVLNQPRPDSTYNGVSGLVTDEAKERSDQFWVASRGKDTLTKAESKVYKNIDSLQTIPAFKRTMDIASLVLAGYKSFGPFELGPANAFYSFNPVEGFRLRLGGRTTPELSKRYYFETYGAYGFKDQKWKYFLSATYSLNNKTIYKFPQNYIRASVQRDTKIPGAELQFVQEDNFLLSFKRGVNDKYLYNDFYKVDYVREYESHLSYTLGFKSWKQSPAGSLYFNQYVNGQLESIPNITTSELSFGIRYAPHEQLLQGKIYRITIPSKYPILSLNYTQGVKGLFGGQYNYQNLHARIDKRFYLSQLGYTDFVAEGDYAFGRIPFPLLTVHRANQTYAYQLDSYNLMNFLEFVSDHYASVTLDHCFNGFIFNKVPLLKRLKFREFITFKALYGAVRDENNPNLHPSLIQFPVDAQGRPLTYTLNNGPYTEGSIGIGNILKFFRVDLVERFNYLDHQNAPQFGIRTRARLDF from the coding sequence ATGAAGTATATATTATCCGCGTTTCTTGTTTTTTTTTCAATCCTGGTACAGGGGCAAACCACCATTATCAGGGGCGTTGTAACAGATGCTAAAACCAATCAGACATTGCCCTACGTATCTGTGGCGTTTACAGGTAGCAGCGTTGGCACAAGCACTGATATCTCCGGAAAATATACTTTAAGAACAAATAAACCCTTCGCGGAAATAAAAATCACTTTTTTAGGTTATAAAACAGTACTTCGTACCATCAAACCCGGAGAAGAGCAAGTGATCAATATCAGGCTTGAACCCGAAGGTAAAACGCTCAACGAGGTTACCGTTAATTCGGCCAAAAGGCAACGTTACCGCAATAAAGATAACCCAGCGGTTGAGTTGATCAGGAAAGTTATTGAACATAAAGATAGAAACCGCATACAGAGTTATGATTATGCGGAGTATCAGCAGTACGAAAAGTTACAGTTTTCGTTCAGCAACCTGTCGTCTACTATCGGCGAGAAAAAGATCTTCAGATCGTATAAATTCCTATTTGATAACCGCGATTCTACGTTGGTTCCCGGCAAATCGTTATTACCTGTTTATCTTGATGAAAAACTGACTCAAAATTACTACCGTAAAAATCCTGAAAGTAAAAAGGCCGTTGTGTTAGGAGCCAAAAAAGTAAACTTCGGGGGCTTTATTGATGATGATGGTATCAACACATACCTTAACCGGATGTACTCTGACGTTGATATTTATTCCAATAACATCTTCCTGATGACCAACCAGTTTCTGAGCCCTATTGCTGATGAAGCACCAACTTTTTATAAATTTTTTATTACCGATACCATTACCGACGATAATAATAATAAATTGATAGAGCTCAGCTTCACCCCACGCAACACTACCGATATGTTGTTCGAGGGCGAAATCTATATCACACTGGATACCAATTATGCTGTGCAAAAAGCTAAACTATCCATCAACAAAAATATCAACCTGAACTGGGTACGGGATATGTACGTCAATCTATCGTTTGATAAAAATGCGCAGGGACGCTACCAACTGGTAAAAAGCGATATGATGGCCGATTTTGGAATCACCAAAAAAGGTAAAGCGGGTCTTTTTGGTCAGCGAACGGTATCCTACCGGAATTATGTGCTCAACCAGCCACGCCCCGATTCAACTTATAACGGTGTTAGTGGATTGGTTACCGACGAGGCCAAAGAACGTAGCGACCAATTCTGGGTGGCAAGCCGCGGAAAGGATACGCTAACCAAAGCAGAATCTAAAGTTTATAAAAACATAGACAGTTTACAAACCATCCCCGCCTTTAAGCGTACGATGGACATTGCATCGCTGGTGTTGGCCGGGTATAAATCATTCGGCCCTTTCGAGCTGGGCCCTGCCAATGCGTTTTATAGCTTTAACCCGGTTGAAGGCTTCCGTTTACGTTTAGGCGGACGGACCACGCCCGAACTAAGCAAAAGATATTATTTTGAAACTTATGGCGCCTATGGCTTTAAGGACCAAAAATGGAAGTATTTTTTAAGCGCCACGTACTCGCTGAACAATAAAACCATTTACAAATTTCCGCAGAACTACATCAGGGCGAGCGTGCAACGGGATACTAAAATTCCTGGGGCCGAATTACAGTTTGTACAGGAAGATAACTTTTTGCTATCCTTTAAACGCGGTGTAAACGACAAGTACCTTTATAACGATTTTTACAAGGTAGACTACGTACGCGAATATGAGAGCCACCTATCCTATACCTTAGGGTTTAAGAGCTGGAAACAATCACCTGCCGGATCGTTATATTTTAACCAGTACGTAAACGGTCAATTGGAATCAATACCCAATATTACAACCTCTGAGTTATCTTTCGGCATACGCTATGCTCCGCATGAGCAGTTGTTGCAAGGTAAAATATACCGCATTACTATACCAAGTAAATACCCCATCCTGTCGTTAAATTACACCCAGGGCGTAAAGGGATTATTTGGCGGCCAATACAATTATCAAAACTTACACGCCCGGATAGATAAACGTTTCTATTTATCGCAATTGGGCTATACAGACTTTGTTGCCGAAGGGGATTATGCTTTTGGTAGAATACCTTTCCCGTTGTTAACAGTACACAGGGCCAATCAAACTTATGCCTATCAGTTAGATTCGTATAACCTGATGAACTTTTTGGAGTTTGTGAGTGACCATTACGCCAGCGTAACGCTCGACCATTGCTTTAATGGATTTATTTTTAATAAAGTACCTTTGCTTAAACGGTTAAAGTTCCGCGAATTTATTACATTTAAGGCACTTTATGGCGCCGTACGCGACGAGAACAACCCTAACCTTCATCCTTCATTAATACAGTTCCCTGTGGATGCCCAGGGAAGGCCGCTAACCTACACTTTAAATAACGGGCCATATACCGAGGGCAGCATTGGTATAGGTAATATATTGAAGTTCTTCAGAGTGGATCTGGTTGAACGTTTTAACTATTTAGATCATCAAAACGCGCCTCAGTTCGGTATCAGAACAAGGGCCCGGTTAGATTTTTAA